Proteins encoded by one window of Musa acuminata AAA Group cultivar baxijiao chromosome BXJ2-9, Cavendish_Baxijiao_AAA, whole genome shotgun sequence:
- the LOC135623019 gene encoding transcription factor MYB36-like, translating to MGRAPCCDKANVKKGPWSPEEDTILKAYIEEHGTGGNWIALPHKIGLKRCGKSCRLRWLNYLRPNIKHGDFSEEEDLIICSLYISIGSRWSIIAAQLPGRTDNDIKNHWNTKLKKKLLGKKREPLQHRRVHATQQPSNDKPPPAVTSSALERIQLHMHLQSLHNPFSFYHNPAQWPDYHALGESNFQSHNMDDMAKAQALGDMAAYQAKLDMHNTAIQEEMDRSTLGFRSPPDSIGAPSTDRSSSSSNPLEPATGCKPYESCDYNQTNVEAEIMDSWDCNGFSEDTSGLWDLTAIIHADSMLQEYMKGRQ from the exons atggggaggGCTCCGTGCTGCGACAAAGCTAACGTGAAGAAGGGACCATGGTCGCCGGAGGAGGATACGATACTCAAGGCTTATATTGAAGAGCATGGAACTGGTGGTAACTGGATTGCGTTGCCTCATAAGATCG GGCTGAAGAGGTGTGGGAAGAGTTGCAGGCTGAGATGGCTGAATTATCTGAGGCCTAACATCAAACATGGCGACTTCTCTGAAGAGGAAGACCTCATCATTTGTAGTCTCTACATAAGCATTGGGAGCAG GTGGTCAATAATAGCAGCTCAATTACCAGGGAGAACGGACAATGACATTAAGAACCACTGGAACACAAAGCTCAAGAAGAAACTGCTGGGCAAGAAAAGAGAACCATTGCAGCATCGACGCGTGCATGCTACTCAACAGCCAAGCAATGACAAACCTCCGCCAGCAGTGACTTCATCTGCCCTCGAAAGAATTCAGCTCCACATGCATCTCCAAAGTCTCCACAACCCCTTTTCCTTCTACCACAACCCTGCACAGTGGCCTGACTACCATGCTCTGGGAGAGAGCAACTTCCAGAGCCACAACATGGATGACATGGCCAAAGCTCAGGCTCTGGGCGACATGGCTGCATACCAAGCTAAACTCGACATGCATAACACAGCCATCCAAGAAGAAATGGACCGCTCAACGTTAGGGTTTCGTTCACCTCCGGACAGCATCGGTGCTCCGAGCACGGATCGTTCCAGCTCAAGCTCTAATCCATTAGAACCAGCGACCGGGTGCAAGCCATACGAATCGTGTGACTACAACCAGACGAATGTGGAAGCAGAGATCATGGATTCGTGGGACTGTAATGGCTTCTCCGAGGACACGTCCGGACTTTGGGACTTGACTGCTATCATCCATGCAGATTCTATGCTTCAAGAGTACATGAAAGGGAGGCAATGA
- the LOC103998123 gene encoding beta-1,3-galactosyltransferase pvg3 isoform X2, giving the protein MTKPSLHTCSSNISFVLLSAAMMSLVFFVIYPNEFRLQSMVTSRPSSLTNFMETVSLKPDFRLLIGILTLPDSYERRHLVRHAYALQSNVSDARIDVRFVFCNLTKEEQRVLVAMEIMLYDDIIILNCTENMDNGKTYTYFSSLPKILEVINGIERPYDYVMKTDDDTYFRLQNLAESLRRLPREDMYYGFLTPCHDGRAPNSYMSGMGYVLSWDLVEWIATSEMPRDHQVGPEDLVTGSWLRAGGRGKNRFDMKLAMYDYMEEPRLCSRHEFVPDTIAVHKLKNNLRWATTLKYFNATEGLKPSKLYHL; this is encoded by the coding sequence ATGACGAAGCCATCCCTGCATACTTGTTCCTCCAACATCTCCTTCGTCCTCCTCTCGGCAGCCATGATGTCTCTCGTCTTCTTCGTCATCTACCCCAATGAGTTCCGGCTCCAGTCCATGGTCACTTCCCGGCCCTCCTCGCTAACAAACTTCATGGAGACCGTGTCCCTGAAGCCTGACTTCCGTCTCCTCATCGGCATCCTCACCCTCCCGGACAGCTACGAGCGGCGGCACCTCGTCCGCCACGCCTATGCCCTCCAGTCCAACGTCTCCGATGCCCGAATCGATGTTCGTTTTGTCTTCTGCAACCTCACCAAAGAGGAGCAGCGAGTGCTGGTGGCCATGGAGATCATGCTCTATGATGATATCATCATCCTCAACTGCACCGAGAACATGGACAACGGCAAGACCTACACCTACTTCTCCAGCCTCCCGAAGATCCTCGAGGTCATCAACGGCATTGAGCGGCCGTACGACTACGTCATGAAGACGGACGACGACACGTACTTCCGGCTTCAGAACTTGGCGGAATCGTTAAGGAGGCTGCCGAGGGAGGACATGTACTACGGCTTTTTAACTCCCTGCCATGACGGGCGAGCTCCGAACAGCTACATGTCGGGAATGGGATATGTCTTGTCGTGGGATTTGGTGGAGTGGATTGCGACGTCGGAGATGCCGAGGGATCATCAGGTTGGGCCGGAGGACTTGGTGACGGGGTCGTGGCTGAGAGCCGGAGGTCGGGGGAAGAACAGGTTCGACATGAAGTTGGCGATGTACGACTACATGGAGGAGCCACGACTGTGCTCTCGGCATGAGTTCGTGCCGGACACCATCGCCGTGCACAAGCTCAAGAACAACTTGAGGTGGGCGACGACCCTCAAGTACTTCAACGCCACTGAGGGGCTGAAGCCTTCTAAGCTGTATCATTTATAG